The following are encoded together in the Pedobacter steynii genome:
- a CDS encoding Gfo/Idh/MocA family protein has product MSSEKTISVLVVGCGNMGKSHAAAYHELEGFEICGLVSRGDSKKLLNEKLGGTYALFNDYEEALERTNPDAVCISTYPDTHESFAIRAMEKGCHVFIEKPLADSMEAAYRVADAAKKYNRKLLVGYILRYHPSWKRFIELSQEMGKPLVMRMNLNQQSQGAKWAVHRNLMESLSPIVDCGVHYIDVMCQMTRSKPVQVTAIGARLTEDIPEGNYNYGHLQIRFEDGSVGWYEAGWGPMISETAFFVKDVIGPKGAVSIVAKEAAAAGNSDQIDAHTKTESIKVHYADLNAKGEFSRPDEWVDLRDEPDHQELCSREQRHFLRAIREDLDLSGPTEDALNSLSVAFASDESVRTGAVVRIK; this is encoded by the coding sequence ATGTCATCAGAAAAGACGATTAGCGTATTGGTTGTGGGTTGTGGCAATATGGGGAAGTCTCATGCTGCTGCATACCATGAACTGGAGGGGTTTGAAATTTGTGGATTGGTATCCAGAGGAGATAGTAAAAAACTGTTAAATGAAAAGCTGGGTGGAACTTATGCTTTGTTTAACGACTACGAAGAGGCTTTGGAGCGCACAAATCCTGATGCGGTCTGCATCTCAACTTATCCGGATACCCATGAATCGTTTGCCATCAGGGCAATGGAAAAAGGCTGTCATGTTTTTATAGAAAAACCGCTGGCAGATAGTATGGAAGCTGCTTATAGGGTAGCTGATGCGGCGAAGAAATACAACAGGAAGTTATTGGTCGGTTATATCCTGCGGTATCATCCGTCCTGGAAACGGTTTATTGAATTGTCTCAGGAGATGGGCAAACCGTTGGTGATGCGGATGAACCTGAATCAACAAAGTCAGGGAGCAAAATGGGCGGTACACCGGAACCTGATGGAAAGCTTAAGCCCGATTGTAGATTGTGGCGTTCATTATATTGATGTGATGTGCCAGATGACCCGGTCTAAACCGGTTCAGGTGACAGCTATAGGTGCACGCCTGACGGAGGACATTCCTGAGGGTAATTATAATTACGGACATTTGCAGATCCGTTTTGAAGATGGGTCTGTGGGTTGGTATGAGGCTGGTTGGGGACCGATGATCAGTGAAACTGCTTTTTTTGTGAAGGATGTGATCGGACCGAAAGGGGCAGTCTCTATTGTTGCAAAAGAAGCCGCTGCGGCAGGTAACTCGGACCAGATTGATGCACACACGAAAACGGAGTCTATTAAAGTTCATTATGCGGACCTGAATGCAAAAGGAGAATTCTCAAGACCTGACGAATGGGTTGATCTGAGAGATGAACCTGATCATCAGGAATTGTGCAGCCGGGAGCAACGTCATTTTCTCAGGGCAATACGGGAAGATCTGGACCTTAGTGGTCCTACCGAAGATGCGCTCAATAGTCTGAGTGTAGCCTTTGCCAGCGACGAATCTGTGAGGACAGGAGCGGTGGTTAGGATTAAGTAA
- a CDS encoding DnaJ C-terminal domain-containing protein: MAFIDYYKILGIDKKASQDDIKKAYRKLARKYHPDLNPNDKEANKRFQEINEANEALSDPDKRKKYDDYGEHWKNSEQFEQSKRSQSRQRTQNPFSGGGYGSADFGGGDFSDFFESMFGGGSGRSGRNSVKYKGQDYQASLSLKLRSAYQTHKQTLTVNGKNIRITIPAGIADEQVIKLSGHGGPGVNGGPAGDLYITINIEEDAMFKRLNNDLYIQQEIDLYTAILGGEVTIETLDGKVKLKVPAGTQNGTKVRLKNKGFPVYKKEGEFGNMFITYTVKIPSDLTDKQKELFRELQNLS; this comes from the coding sequence ATGGCATTCATAGACTATTATAAGATTCTGGGTATCGACAAGAAGGCTTCTCAGGACGATATAAAAAAAGCCTACCGAAAATTGGCAAGAAAATATCATCCGGACCTCAACCCTAATGATAAGGAGGCCAATAAGAGGTTTCAGGAGATCAACGAAGCCAATGAGGCGCTTAGCGATCCGGACAAAAGAAAGAAATACGACGATTACGGAGAACACTGGAAAAATTCCGAACAGTTTGAGCAGTCTAAAAGGTCCCAATCCAGACAACGTACCCAAAATCCCTTCTCCGGAGGAGGATATGGCAGTGCTGATTTCGGAGGCGGAGACTTTTCAGATTTCTTTGAATCGATGTTTGGCGGCGGAAGCGGAAGATCAGGAAGAAACAGCGTAAAATATAAAGGTCAGGATTATCAGGCATCACTAAGCCTGAAACTGAGAAGCGCTTATCAAACCCATAAACAAACTTTAACCGTTAACGGAAAGAACATACGCATCACCATTCCTGCAGGTATCGCAGACGAGCAGGTCATTAAATTAAGCGGACATGGCGGCCCCGGCGTAAACGGAGGCCCGGCCGGCGACCTCTACATTACTATCAATATTGAAGAAGATGCTATGTTTAAAAGACTGAACAACGACCTTTATATCCAACAGGAGATTGACCTCTATACCGCCATTCTGGGGGGCGAAGTCACCATTGAAACACTGGATGGAAAGGTAAAACTGAAAGTACCTGCCGGAACCCAGAACGGAACAAAGGTGAGGCTAAAAAACAAGGGCTTTCCTGTTTATAAGAAAGAAGGAGAATTCGGGAATATGTTTATCACTTACACCGTAAAGATCCCATCCGACCTGACCGACAAGCAAAAAGAACTCTTCAGGGAATTACAAAACCTGAGTTAA
- a CDS encoding chaperone modulator CbpM has protein sequence METEFITITEYCINYDIDPSFMVSLEESGIIIFTLIGEEKCVHQEQFSELDKYIHLHYDLHINMEGIDAIRHLLQKVSRMQEEIRDLNKKLHLHE, from the coding sequence ATGGAAACAGAATTCATCACCATCACTGAATATTGTATCAATTACGACATAGACCCTTCTTTTATGGTTTCTCTGGAAGAGTCGGGTATCATTATATTCACCCTTATCGGGGAAGAAAAGTGCGTTCATCAGGAGCAGTTCAGCGAACTGGATAAATACATTCATTTACATTACGACCTGCACATTAATATGGAGGGAATCGACGCAATCAGACATTTATTACAAAAGGTCAGTCGGATGCAGGAGGAGATCAGAGACTTGAACAAAAAGCTTCATCTGCACGAATAG
- the dinB gene encoding DNA polymerase IV: protein MDSFYASVEQRDNSALRGKPVAVGGGPEGRGGVVATASYEARAFGVHSAMSSKRAQQLCPHLLFVYPRFAVYKEVSRQIREIFSRYTDLIEPLSLDEAYLDVSHDKLGIGSAIEIAKAIKAAIKEELNLTASAGVSINKFVAKVASNMNKPDGLTFIGPSKVEDFIGKLPVEKFHGVGKVTAEKMKIRGLHTGADLKKLTEAELVHLFGKSGRFFYKIVRGLDHRKVEPNQETKSIGAEDTFSFDLEELSEMKPELERIAQIVFQRMSLYRLYGRTLTVKIKFSDFKQITRSKSFAEEITTIEMVNEVSWSLLTAADLEGRKVRLLGVSVSNFNPAPEKGMLYQPRLFP, encoded by the coding sequence ATGGATTCATTTTATGCTTCTGTAGAACAAAGGGACAATTCTGCACTCAGGGGAAAGCCTGTAGCAGTTGGTGGTGGGCCTGAAGGACGTGGCGGGGTAGTGGCAACCGCCAGCTATGAAGCAAGGGCATTTGGAGTACATTCAGCCATGTCGTCCAAAAGGGCACAGCAATTATGCCCTCATCTTTTATTTGTTTATCCCAGATTTGCGGTCTATAAGGAGGTTTCCAGGCAAATCCGTGAAATCTTTAGCAGATATACTGACTTGATAGAGCCTTTATCGCTGGACGAAGCCTACCTTGATGTCAGTCATGATAAACTTGGAATCGGATCAGCAATTGAAATTGCAAAAGCCATCAAAGCAGCAATCAAAGAAGAACTGAATCTGACCGCCTCTGCAGGTGTTTCTATTAATAAATTTGTGGCTAAGGTTGCTTCCAATATGAATAAGCCGGATGGCCTTACCTTCATTGGCCCTTCTAAAGTGGAGGATTTTATTGGAAAATTGCCGGTTGAGAAGTTTCATGGAGTAGGTAAGGTGACCGCTGAAAAGATGAAAATCAGAGGTTTACATACTGGTGCAGATCTGAAAAAACTAACCGAGGCAGAGCTGGTCCATCTTTTTGGAAAGAGTGGGCGTTTTTTTTATAAAATTGTGAGGGGGCTGGACCACCGCAAGGTCGAACCCAATCAGGAGACAAAATCCATCGGGGCCGAAGATACTTTTTCCTTTGATCTGGAAGAGTTGTCGGAAATGAAGCCTGAACTGGAAAGGATTGCGCAAATTGTATTCCAGCGGATGAGCCTTTACCGGCTCTATGGAAGGACATTGACTGTGAAAATTAAGTTTAGTGATTTTAAGCAGATTACGAGGAGTAAATCTTTTGCGGAAGAAATTACGACCATCGAGATGGTCAATGAGGTATCCTGGTCATTGTTAACTGCTGCTGATCTGGAAGGAAGAAAGGTCAGGTTGCTGGGGGTCTCTGTTTCTAACTTCAATCCCGCGCCGGAGAAGGGAATGTTATATCAGCCGAGGCTTTTCCCATAG
- a CDS encoding sigma-70 family RNA polymerase sigma factor — MRHLRISPSITNRKTDSLERYLNEIGKIELLTTEEELSLALRISEGDEEAAARLIKSNLRFVVSVAKKYQDKGLRLADLISEGNKGLIRASGRYDVTKGFKFISFAVWWIRQSIMVAIAEQKRLVRLPGNQIVGITKTHRAIDQLEQELERLPSTEEIAELLGISEERVLDYISNSPLSHSLDMLLGEDSETTVKDLIPNENAPAADHGLLQESMILDMKRYLKILSEREQKILFYYYGLYDHPQTTLDDMVCIFKLSKERIRQLKDKALKTLKNSSKAEMLRSYLH, encoded by the coding sequence ATGAGACACTTGAGGATATCGCCTTCCATCACCAACAGGAAAACAGATTCATTGGAAAGGTATTTAAATGAAATTGGAAAAATTGAGTTGTTAACCACAGAGGAGGAGCTTTCCCTGGCACTCAGGATCAGTGAGGGGGATGAGGAGGCTGCGGCGAGGCTGATTAAGTCGAACCTGCGCTTTGTCGTCTCTGTAGCAAAGAAGTATCAGGATAAGGGCTTAAGGCTTGCTGATTTGATCAGTGAAGGGAATAAAGGTCTGATCAGGGCGAGCGGTCGTTATGATGTAACTAAGGGCTTTAAATTCATCTCCTTTGCAGTATGGTGGATTCGTCAGAGCATCATGGTGGCTATTGCAGAGCAAAAGCGTCTGGTCAGGTTACCTGGCAATCAGATTGTGGGGATTACCAAGACCCATCGGGCGATTGACCAGCTGGAGCAGGAATTGGAGCGGCTTCCAAGTACAGAGGAGATTGCGGAGTTGCTGGGGATCTCTGAAGAACGGGTATTGGATTATATCTCCAACTCCCCATTGTCACATTCCTTAGATATGCTGTTAGGTGAAGATAGCGAAACCACTGTAAAAGACCTTATCCCTAATGAGAATGCTCCTGCTGCGGATCATGGATTGCTCCAGGAATCGATGATTCTGGATATGAAGCGGTATCTGAAGATATTGTCGGAAAGAGAGCAAAAGATCCTTTTTTATTATTACGGTTTGTATGACCATCCCCAGACTACACTTGATGATATGGTGTGCATTTTTAAACTGAGCAAAGAAAGAATCAGGCAATTAAAAGATAAAGCATTGAAGACTTTAAAAAACAGTTCGAAAGCAGAGATGCTGAGGTCTTATTTGCACTAA
- a CDS encoding Gfo/Idh/MocA family protein, whose protein sequence is MMEEKKNPTADHSRRNFIKTTALAAAGFMIVPRHVLGGKGFLAPSDRLMVAGVGVGGKGQSNLSNIYKGGKADIAFLCDVDDRRAANSVKNFPAAKYYKDYRQMLDKEAKHIDGVVVSTPDHNHAMIAMAAMQLGKHVYVEKPLTHDIFEARKLTEAAGRYQVVTQMGNQGSSGDGVRQLQDWCDAGLIGKVHTVYCWTDRPSWPQGILWPSATGVVPPELDWDLWLGSAPYKPFIDKLVPFNWRGWWDYGTGAIGDMGCHLVEPPFRILGLDTPIDVQCSVGSIYVDEFKRGYFPDSCPPSSHVIMTFKKTKKTKGDLQIHWMDGGIKPARPEELAANEPFGTNGVLFEGTRGKMMCDVYGANPRLLPLSRNNEVHIKPRAERVTGGVDGHYWDWAEACIAGYGKKQLSSPFEIAGPLTETLLIANLAIRGTDVQVPRSTGNGFDYPGRDIKLIWDKENLRVTNFDEVNQFVKREYRKGWSLGV, encoded by the coding sequence ATGATGGAAGAAAAAAAGAACCCGACTGCAGATCATTCCAGAAGAAATTTTATTAAAACAACTGCTTTAGCTGCAGCCGGTTTTATGATTGTGCCGAGACATGTATTGGGTGGAAAAGGATTTCTTGCGCCCAGCGACCGATTGATGGTTGCCGGAGTAGGAGTTGGAGGAAAAGGTCAAAGCAACCTGAGTAATATATATAAAGGTGGAAAGGCTGATATCGCCTTTTTATGTGATGTAGACGATCGCCGGGCTGCAAATTCAGTGAAGAATTTTCCGGCAGCAAAATATTATAAGGATTACCGGCAGATGCTGGATAAGGAAGCGAAGCATATTGATGGGGTAGTCGTTTCTACACCAGATCATAACCATGCCATGATTGCGATGGCCGCGATGCAACTGGGTAAACATGTGTATGTCGAAAAACCGCTGACGCACGATATATTTGAGGCCCGAAAGCTGACCGAAGCGGCAGGCCGTTATCAGGTGGTTACCCAAATGGGAAATCAGGGTTCTTCCGGAGATGGTGTACGGCAGCTTCAGGACTGGTGTGATGCCGGTCTGATTGGAAAAGTTCATACCGTGTATTGCTGGACAGACCGTCCATCCTGGCCACAGGGAATTTTATGGCCGTCTGCAACAGGTGTTGTTCCTCCGGAACTGGACTGGGACCTTTGGCTGGGAAGTGCACCCTATAAACCTTTTATCGATAAACTGGTGCCCTTTAACTGGAGAGGTTGGTGGGATTACGGAACAGGGGCAATCGGCGATATGGGTTGTCATCTGGTGGAACCTCCTTTTCGGATTCTGGGACTGGATACCCCGATTGATGTGCAGTGTAGCGTTGGAAGTATTTATGTGGATGAATTTAAAAGAGGCTATTTTCCGGATAGCTGTCCGCCTTCCAGTCATGTCATCATGACCTTTAAGAAAACAAAGAAGACCAAGGGAGATCTGCAGATCCATTGGATGGATGGAGGAATTAAACCAGCCCGTCCGGAAGAACTGGCTGCGAACGAGCCTTTTGGGACAAATGGGGTGCTGTTTGAAGGCACCAGAGGGAAAATGATGTGCGATGTCTATGGAGCGAACCCTCGCTTGTTGCCTTTGAGCAGGAATAATGAGGTACACATCAAGCCAAGGGCAGAGAGAGTAACCGGTGGTGTGGACGGACATTACTGGGACTGGGCAGAAGCCTGTATTGCTGGTTATGGAAAGAAACAGCTGAGTTCTCCTTTTGAAATTGCGGGGCCACTTACAGAAACCCTGCTGATCGCAAATCTGGCGATAAGAGGGACAGATGTTCAGGTACCCCGGTCTACCGGAAATGGTTTTGATTATCCTGGTCGGGACATTAAACTGATCTGGGATAAAGAGAACCTGAGGGTAACTAATTTTGATGAAGTCAATCAGTTTGTGAAACGGGAATACCGTAAAGGCTGGAGTTTAGGTGTATAA
- a CDS encoding ATP-binding protein yields MRSFADFSNNYLTQPDLVFFNRILQFQNAYYSNGQKERVLEQLLHELCELTQSDSAGLINNKNRLKDVFVNNGQVGLVHATFKNTGTGTGNYQIKKIGEQSMLICSIKDAEGIVGLIYLIRSNQPFTVENYAMIKPAIPILNGMLAYMNLYGKSVPELDIQLKKTASLQLLIESLDDIILELDENTVIKKVWVKDKSKLFMPPELFIGKTLTEVMGGFAYVFMECIHELLITGERQECVYPDFDVNKDFWYSAKFQKIDGENDADAVRVICVIEDITAKKLMSDQLQQSTTELKRINNLLDIGLDISKMGGWEYQLQNRELFVTKQINDIKDLDHQVVLDYKTILDYFDHDNKIILLNTLNEAFKGFQPFDIELELTSATYQKKWVRIAGVPVSENGYVQSFRGILKDITHNKKNQEELIAAKNLAEQIARKRTEILSIMSHEIRTPLNGIIGICNLLNQNDFPDPQIREYLDHLSFSSNHLLSLVNDILDLEKIENKKMELNETEGDLVGLVGNIIKQFQSLAEVKGLELKFYADHGIPSSVIFDELRLGRILNNLIGNAIKFTEKGEVRISLKAVRQEGRMIRVLFKIEDTGIGIPEHLHNLVFDKFHQVQQASHRQQQGTGLGLSITKGLVSLFKSEIFLRSRVNEGTTFEFEIEFEVVKGPDLRRVIKGERRIKDILPGLRLLVVDDNPVNLLVAKRQLWNFGIDAEQADNGYTALAMLKAEEFDIILIDLHMPGMDGYQLARQVQVDYPETKVIIFTADILEEVRMRLAEMGITYVLSKPFNPDEMHELLLEVINNTG; encoded by the coding sequence ATGCGATCTTTTGCTGATTTTTCTAATAACTACCTGACACAGCCCGATCTTGTTTTTTTTAACAGGATTTTGCAGTTTCAGAATGCTTATTATTCAAATGGTCAGAAAGAACGGGTGCTGGAGCAGTTATTACACGAGTTATGTGAGCTCACGCAAAGCGATTCGGCAGGTTTGATCAATAATAAAAACCGGTTGAAAGATGTTTTCGTGAACAATGGTCAGGTTGGTCTGGTTCATGCTACCTTTAAAAATACTGGAACCGGAACCGGAAATTATCAGATAAAAAAGATCGGCGAGCAAAGTATGCTGATTTGCAGCATCAAAGATGCCGAAGGTATTGTGGGACTGATTTATCTGATTCGTTCGAACCAGCCTTTTACTGTTGAGAATTATGCCATGATCAAGCCCGCAATTCCTATCCTGAATGGAATGCTGGCCTATATGAACCTGTATGGCAAGAGTGTTCCGGAGCTGGATATTCAATTGAAAAAGACCGCCAGTCTGCAATTACTGATAGAATCCCTTGATGACATCATCCTGGAGCTGGATGAAAATACGGTCATTAAAAAAGTTTGGGTAAAAGATAAGAGTAAGCTGTTTATGCCGCCGGAACTCTTTATCGGGAAAACCTTAACAGAGGTGATGGGCGGTTTTGCCTATGTCTTTATGGAGTGTATACACGAGCTGCTCATTACCGGAGAACGACAGGAGTGTGTGTATCCGGATTTTGATGTGAACAAGGATTTCTGGTACAGTGCGAAGTTCCAGAAAATTGATGGAGAAAACGACGCTGATGCAGTCCGGGTGATCTGTGTGATTGAAGATATCACTGCTAAGAAGTTAATGAGCGATCAATTACAGCAAAGTACAACGGAATTAAAAAGGATCAATAACTTATTGGATATTGGCCTGGATATCTCTAAGATGGGGGGCTGGGAATACCAGTTGCAAAACAGGGAGCTTTTTGTGACCAAACAGATCAATGACATTAAAGATCTGGACCATCAGGTGGTACTTGACTATAAAACTATCCTTGATTACTTTGATCACGATAATAAAATTATCCTGTTAAATACGCTTAACGAAGCCTTTAAAGGTTTCCAGCCTTTTGATATCGAGCTGGAGTTGACTTCTGCAACTTACCAGAAAAAATGGGTTAGGATCGCAGGAGTTCCGGTCTCAGAGAATGGATATGTTCAGTCCTTCAGGGGAATTCTGAAGGATATCACCCACAATAAAAAAAATCAGGAAGAGCTTATTGCAGCGAAGAATCTGGCAGAGCAGATTGCAAGAAAGAGAACGGAAATCCTTTCTATCATGAGTCATGAAATACGTACTCCGTTGAATGGGATTATCGGAATCTGTAATCTGTTGAACCAGAATGATTTTCCTGATCCCCAGATCAGAGAGTATCTGGATCACCTGAGTTTTTCCTCTAACCATTTACTGAGTCTGGTAAATGATATCCTTGATCTGGAGAAAATTGAGAACAAGAAAATGGAACTCAATGAAACGGAGGGAGATCTGGTTGGTCTGGTTGGAAATATCATTAAACAATTCCAGTCGCTGGCCGAAGTGAAGGGGCTTGAGCTAAAGTTTTATGCGGATCATGGAATTCCTTCTTCTGTTATCTTTGATGAGCTCCGGCTCGGAAGGATTTTGAATAACCTCATCGGGAATGCAATTAAATTTACCGAAAAGGGAGAAGTCCGGATTAGCCTTAAAGCGGTCAGACAAGAAGGAAGAATGATAAGGGTGCTTTTTAAGATTGAAGATACTGGAATTGGAATTCCCGAGCACCTTCATAACCTGGTGTTTGATAAGTTTCATCAGGTCCAGCAGGCGAGCCATAGACAACAACAGGGAACTGGTCTTGGATTAAGTATCACCAAGGGCCTGGTTAGTTTATTTAAGAGTGAAATATTCCTGCGAAGCCGTGTAAATGAAGGGACTACATTTGAATTTGAGATAGAATTCGAGGTGGTTAAAGGCCCCGACCTTCGTAGGGTAATTAAAGGAGAGCGGCGTATAAAGGATATTCTGCCTGGATTAAGGCTATTGGTCGTGGATGATAATCCTGTTAATTTGCTCGTTGCCAAGCGTCAATTGTGGAATTTTGGTATCGATGCGGAGCAGGCTGATAATGGATATACTGCTCTGGCCATGTTGAAAGCAGAGGAATTTGACATCATCCTGATTGATCTTCATATGCCGGGGATGGATGGTTATCAACTGGCAAGGCAGGTA
- a CDS encoding histone H1: protein MEKFSKLKELIAGVEADADKFYNSGNGAAGTRVRKAMQDLKGLAQEIRTEVTEKKNTK from the coding sequence ATGGAAAAATTCTCGAAACTTAAAGAACTTATTGCAGGCGTTGAAGCTGATGCAGACAAATTTTATAATTCAGGTAACGGTGCTGCTGGTACAAGAGTACGTAAAGCAATGCAAGATTTAAAAGGCCTTGCTCAGGAGATCCGTACTGAAGTGACTGAGAAAAAAAACACAAAGTAA